In one window of Meiothermus sp. DNA:
- a CDS encoding PilW family protein, protein MNTGYTNHLSSRGITLVELLVAMAVLGLVLSLSSRLIFQNQDITTRQVLAGRVNEDVRQATLRMSDVISQAGYIFPNNATITVQTGVTNTAVVTGDDALAVLVPPRTAYCPLTTNQYCGFLYRLEPRDPYIADLGNTPGNSGWVLVEYQARGLTWNANTNPTSVANNWTSAGFKSRGVVADSVTDDGTNLSLLSFAGIASEIDRVLAIPTNTISVNLNSANALIGSVRIEVAVAYANGLRATRQTDILARGIPRAVPPGN, encoded by the coding sequence ATGAACACAGGATACACCAATCACCTGAGCTCCAGGGGCATAACTTTAGTAGAGCTGCTGGTTGCCATGGCGGTGCTGGGCCTGGTCTTGAGCCTGTCGAGCCGACTGATCTTCCAAAACCAGGATATTACCACCCGCCAGGTACTGGCAGGACGGGTCAATGAGGATGTTCGTCAGGCTACCCTACGTATGAGCGATGTGATATCGCAAGCCGGTTATATCTTCCCCAACAACGCCACCATCACGGTACAAACAGGCGTGACCAATACGGCAGTGGTCACTGGAGACGATGCCTTGGCAGTTCTGGTGCCCCCCAGAACGGCTTACTGCCCCCTGACCACGAACCAGTACTGTGGCTTTTTGTACCGCCTCGAGCCTCGAGATCCTTACATCGCCGATCTGGGTAATACGCCGGGTAACAGCGGATGGGTGCTGGTGGAATACCAGGCCAGAGGCCTGACCTGGAATGCGAACACCAATCCAACCAGCGTAGCCAACAACTGGACTTCTGCAGGATTCAAATCCAGAGGGGTGGTGGCCGATTCGGTAACCGACGATGGAACCAATCTGAGCCTCCTATCGTTTGCTGGCATAGCCAGTGAAATAGATCGAGTTCTGGCGATCCCGACCAACACAATCAGCGTGAACCTGAACAGCGCCAACGCTCTGATTGGATCGGTACGGATTGAAGTGGCTGTTGCCTATGCCAATGGCCTGCGGGCTACCCGGCAGACCGATATTCTTGCCAGGGGCATACCAAGGGCTGTTCCTCCTGGCAACTGA
- a CDS encoding Tfp pilus assembly protein FimT/FimU — protein MKRLSPKGVSLVEFLIVLAVLGILLGVGFVSLRSYQESLAIREAATQVATELLNIRQQARRQSVNFSFQADANSSTYGVGPSSSLPQLPQKTLPQGVTFQSVPAGEGRVTFLAPYGIVDVANRTYVLQGPGNRILNVHIVGSTGKVVVRAP, from the coding sequence ATGAAAAGACTTTCCCCAAAGGGCGTCAGCCTGGTGGAGTTTCTGATCGTGCTGGCGGTGCTCGGCATCCTGCTGGGGGTGGGCTTTGTTTCGCTGCGCTCCTACCAAGAGAGCCTGGCCATCCGCGAAGCAGCTACCCAGGTGGCGACCGAGCTCCTCAACATTCGCCAGCAAGCCCGGCGGCAGTCGGTCAACTTTTCCTTTCAGGCGGACGCTAACAGCAGCACCTACGGGGTCGGGCCCAGCAGCAGCCTCCCTCAGCTCCCACAAAAGACCCTTCCCCAGGGCGTAACCTTCCAGAGCGTACCAGCGGGTGAGGGTCGAGTAACCTTTCTGGCGCCATACGGCATTGTAGATGTAGCGAACAGAACCTACGTCCTGCAAGGGCCTGGCAACCGGATACTCAATGTGCACATTGTGGGCAGCACGGGAAAGGTGGTGGTTCGTGCGCCGTAG
- a CDS encoding response regulator transcription factor gives MRLLIADDHPLFRVGLRAALEREGFEVVGEAGDGQEALNLCLQLLPDGVVLDVRMPQMDGITATRLLREQRYRGLITLLTTFNEPVLIQQAAYAGADAYWSKELPPEALAERLRRLSQGQEPRLRAPELPKLTAREQEVLQWMAQGLSTKEIARNLHISPETVKDHLVRLYEKLEARNRVEALERARSLGLLSI, from the coding sequence ATGAGACTCCTCATTGCCGACGACCACCCCCTTTTTCGCGTGGGCCTGCGGGCGGCCCTCGAGCGCGAGGGCTTCGAGGTGGTGGGGGAGGCCGGCGACGGACAGGAAGCCCTGAACCTGTGCTTGCAACTGCTGCCGGATGGGGTGGTGCTGGATGTGCGAATGCCGCAAATGGACGGAATCACCGCCACACGTTTGCTGCGCGAGCAGCGCTACCGGGGCCTGATTACCCTCCTGACTACCTTCAACGAACCGGTTTTGATCCAGCAGGCGGCCTATGCTGGTGCCGACGCCTACTGGTCGAAAGAGCTTCCGCCTGAGGCTCTGGCCGAACGTCTACGTAGGCTCAGCCAGGGGCAAGAGCCCCGCCTGCGGGCACCGGAACTTCCCAAACTGACTGCCCGCGAGCAGGAAGTATTACAGTGGATGGCCCAGGGGCTTTCCACCAAAGAAATTGCCCGCAACCTGCACATCTCGCCCGAGACCGTCAAGGATCACCTGGTACGGCTCTACGAGAAACTCGAGGCCCGCAACCGCGTGGAGGCCCTCGAGCGGGCCCGCAGCCTGGGGTTGCTAAGCATTTAG
- a CDS encoding NFACT family protein has translation MEGLLIHAVVRELAGQLPLRSLGWAFPDEGTAALLLEGVGNLVLRYRPPNPIFTVEPGRLEGEARTPFQRLLAARCKGRLLALEQIKLDRVVVLAFEGEKGFVEVAPARLVFELTGRNANLILCDLEGQILGIDRPVTSAINRFRELRPGLPYTPPPPYQKLDPRTLQQEELAPFVGRTLAELARKLDGVGKELSAELARRAQMIPQTPLAAEHLPLIHRVIHSLVEQPGGQAHLSEDLRQAWEEEETEALRKPLREALQRQIKTLQARLQDYQRAIERLEEAQRLRQWGDLLMAYGHTLPPGPVARLPDFFGKTVEIPLEKGLSPIQNAVRYYERAKRLEGSAEKALALIPATEAQIADLEAALRQLEHLSRTELLEQNRKIRIKGPQVGLRFRSPGGFEVWVGRNSKENDFLTRMAHSEDLWFHAQGLPGSHVILRTQGQPAALPDLLYAAQLAAYHSKARGETNVPVDYTPKKHVWRPRKAAPGQVLYTQGKTLFVDAALPEG, from the coding sequence ATGGAAGGTTTGCTGATTCATGCGGTGGTGCGCGAGCTGGCGGGGCAGTTGCCTCTGCGCAGCCTGGGCTGGGCTTTCCCGGACGAGGGGACAGCAGCGCTTTTGTTGGAGGGGGTGGGCAACCTGGTGCTGCGCTACCGCCCGCCTAATCCGATTTTCACAGTGGAGCCGGGTCGTCTGGAAGGCGAGGCCCGAACTCCTTTTCAGCGGCTGCTGGCTGCGCGCTGCAAGGGGCGGCTTTTGGCCTTAGAGCAGATCAAGCTCGACCGGGTGGTGGTGTTGGCGTTCGAGGGGGAAAAGGGCTTTGTGGAGGTGGCCCCAGCCCGGCTGGTCTTCGAGCTGACCGGGCGCAATGCCAACCTGATACTCTGCGACCTCGAGGGGCAGATTCTAGGCATTGACCGCCCGGTTACGTCCGCCATCAACCGCTTCCGGGAGCTGCGGCCCGGTCTGCCCTACACCCCGCCCCCGCCCTACCAGAAGCTCGACCCACGCACCCTGCAGCAGGAGGAACTTGCTCCTTTTGTGGGCCGAACCCTGGCCGAGCTGGCCCGGAAGCTGGATGGCGTAGGCAAGGAGCTGAGCGCCGAACTTGCGCGCCGCGCGCAGATGATCCCCCAAACCCCACTTGCCGCCGAACATCTGCCGCTTATCCACAGGGTTATCCACAGCCTGGTGGAGCAGCCCGGTGGGCAGGCCCACCTGTCTGAAGATCTGCGACAGGCCTGGGAGGAAGAAGAGACCGAGGCCCTGCGCAAGCCGTTGCGCGAGGCCCTCCAGCGGCAGATCAAAACCCTGCAAGCCCGCTTACAGGACTACCAGCGGGCCATAGAGCGGCTCGAGGAAGCCCAGCGTTTGCGCCAGTGGGGCGACCTGCTGATGGCCTACGGCCATACCCTACCGCCGGGGCCTGTGGCGCGCCTTCCGGACTTCTTTGGTAAGACCGTCGAAATTCCGCTGGAAAAGGGGCTCTCCCCCATTCAGAACGCTGTCAGGTATTACGAGCGGGCTAAGCGCCTGGAGGGAAGCGCCGAAAAAGCCCTGGCGCTGATACCCGCTACCGAGGCCCAGATTGCCGACCTCGAGGCCGCCCTAAGGCAGCTCGAGCATCTGTCCCGCACAGAGCTACTGGAGCAAAACCGCAAGATTCGGATCAAAGGCCCCCAGGTAGGGCTACGTTTCAGAAGCCCCGGCGGCTTCGAGGTCTGGGTGGGCCGAAACAGCAAGGAAAACGACTTCCTGACCCGCATGGCTCATTCCGAAGACCTGTGGTTTCACGCCCAGGGCCTCCCCGGCTCGCATGTCATCCTGCGCACCCAGGGGCAGCCCGCCGCCCTGCCCGACCTGCTTTATGCCGCCCAGCTCGCGGCTTATCACTCCAAGGCCAGGGGCGAGACAAACGTACCGGTGGACTACACCCCCAAAAAACACGTCTGGCGGCCACGCAAGGCGGCCCCGGGGCAGGTGCTCTATACCCAGGGCAAGACCCTGTTTGTGGATGCAGCGCTGCCAGAAGGATAA
- a CDS encoding potassium/proton antiporter, with protein MPKAELILLVVSVLLLLSVLATKLGGRLGVPGLLLFLAIGMLAGSDGPGGIWFDNYALAQFVGTVALVFILYSGGLFTRWGTVRPILGPGLSLASLGVLITMLATGAFAYWVLELRWLEALLLGAIVSSTDASAVFSVLRERAVRLRKPLRPLLEFESGTNDPMAVFLTAGLTLLLTQPGISGWQILPLFVQQMLLGLLLGYGLGRASVWLLRYLRLSFDGLYAVLSITLMLLVFSLTAVLGGSGFLAAYVAGVVVGNSDFPRKTALLSFHEGNSWLMEIGMFLTLGLLVFPSQLPSVAPSAILLALFLMLVARPVAVWLSLPTPRFTRNEKAFIAWVGLRGAIPIVLATFPLLAGVEAAQKIFNVTFFVVLFSVLVQGTTLPLAARWLRVRADEEPSASP; from the coding sequence TTGCCAAAGGCCGAACTCATCCTGCTGGTTGTGAGCGTTTTGCTGCTCCTGAGCGTGCTGGCCACCAAGCTGGGTGGGCGGCTGGGGGTGCCGGGGCTCTTGTTGTTTCTGGCTATTGGAATGCTGGCCGGCAGCGACGGGCCGGGGGGTATCTGGTTTGACAACTACGCCCTGGCCCAGTTTGTGGGTACGGTGGCGCTGGTTTTTATTTTGTACTCCGGGGGGCTTTTTACCCGCTGGGGCACGGTGCGACCCATTCTGGGGCCGGGGCTTTCGCTGGCTTCTTTGGGTGTGCTTATTACCATGCTGGCCACCGGGGCTTTTGCCTACTGGGTGCTCGAGCTGCGCTGGCTCGAGGCCCTCTTGCTGGGGGCCATTGTTTCCAGCACCGATGCCAGCGCGGTGTTCAGCGTTTTGCGCGAACGGGCGGTGCGTCTGCGCAAGCCGCTGCGACCTTTGCTCGAGTTCGAGTCGGGCACCAACGACCCCATGGCGGTTTTCCTGACGGCGGGCCTGACCCTGCTCCTGACCCAGCCCGGAATAAGCGGCTGGCAGATTCTGCCCCTGTTCGTCCAGCAGATGCTGCTGGGCCTGCTGCTGGGGTACGGGCTGGGGCGGGCCTCGGTCTGGCTGCTGCGTTACCTGCGGCTTAGCTTCGATGGGCTGTATGCAGTTCTTTCCATCACCCTGATGCTATTGGTCTTCTCGCTAACGGCGGTACTCGGCGGGAGCGGCTTCCTGGCCGCGTATGTGGCCGGGGTGGTGGTGGGCAACAGCGATTTTCCTCGCAAAACTGCTCTCCTCAGTTTCCATGAAGGCAACAGCTGGCTGATGGAGATTGGTATGTTCCTGACCTTGGGCCTGCTGGTGTTTCCTTCCCAACTGCCCTCGGTGGCCCCAAGTGCAATTCTGCTGGCCTTGTTCCTGATGCTGGTAGCCCGTCCGGTGGCGGTTTGGCTCAGCCTACCCACGCCCCGCTTCACCCGGAACGAGAAGGCCTTTATTGCCTGGGTGGGCCTGCGTGGAGCCATTCCTATTGTGCTGGCCACCTTTCCCTTGCTGGCCGGGGTGGAGGCCGCCCAGAAAATCTTCAACGTAACCTTTTTCGTGGTGCTCTTCTCGGTGCTGGTGCAGGGTACTACCCTGCCCCTGGCGGCCCGCTGGTTGCGTGTGCGTGCCGATGAAGAGCCCTCCGCTTCGCCCTGA
- a CDS encoding Tfp pilus assembly protein FimT/FimU, which translates to MRRGFTLLEMLIVLAVMAILGGLAVANLNAYIQSSRLNQALQEVAEALRSVGNRALTESRGYTVTITTGPNSRLEWANSEGPVGSMVVPNAVQIVSLTPSGSTIQYAGRGFPLNQYRLGLQIGSRPAREVVLLPTGKVVIP; encoded by the coding sequence ATGAGACGGGGATTTACCTTGCTCGAGATGCTCATCGTGCTGGCCGTAATGGCTATTCTGGGCGGACTGGCGGTGGCTAACCTTAACGCTTATATTCAAAGTAGCCGCCTCAACCAGGCCCTACAAGAGGTAGCCGAAGCCTTGCGTTCGGTGGGCAACCGCGCACTCACGGAAAGCCGCGGCTACACCGTTACCATCACCACGGGCCCAAACAGCCGGCTCGAGTGGGCCAACTCGGAGGGCCCGGTGGGTAGCATGGTAGTTCCCAACGCTGTACAGATCGTATCGCTTACGCCTTCTGGTTCAACGATTCAGTATGCGGGTCGAGGTTTTCCCCTCAATCAGTACCGCTTGGGTTTGCAGATTGGCTCGAGGCCCGCTCGGGAGGTCGTGCTATTACCTACTGGAAAGGTGGTGATTCCCTGA
- a CDS encoding fumarylacetoacetate hydrolase family protein, with protein sequence MKIVRFGAGQWGVLEGETIHETDGPAGNPTGRHFDLGGVTLLAPATPSKIVCVGRNYLDHIREMGHDFGGELPKEPGLFLKGPNTLAHPANPARPDRSGDVVPYPSFTNLLHYEGELAVVIESRMKNVPEDEALEHVLGYTCALDVTARDKQKTDLQWVRAKSADRFCPLGPWLVTSLDPQNTTLRTYVNGELRQEAHTSLMIFPVAKILSYISSFMTLEPGDVVLTGTPEGVGELKRGDQVEVAIEGIGDLHTRIEN encoded by the coding sequence ATGAAGATTGTACGTTTTGGCGCTGGTCAATGGGGGGTTCTGGAAGGCGAGACGATCCACGAAACCGACGGCCCGGCGGGCAACCCCACGGGCCGTCACTTTGACCTGGGCGGGGTCACCCTGCTGGCCCCGGCCACGCCCAGCAAGATTGTGTGCGTAGGGCGCAACTACCTCGACCACATCCGCGAAATGGGCCACGATTTTGGCGGCGAACTTCCCAAAGAGCCGGGGCTGTTCCTCAAGGGGCCCAATACCCTGGCCCACCCGGCCAATCCGGCCCGCCCCGACCGCTCCGGCGATGTGGTGCCCTACCCCAGCTTCACCAACCTGCTGCACTACGAAGGGGAGCTGGCGGTGGTGATCGAGAGCCGCATGAAGAATGTGCCCGAGGACGAGGCCCTCGAGCACGTGCTGGGCTACACCTGCGCTCTGGACGTAACCGCCCGCGACAAACAAAAAACCGACCTGCAGTGGGTGCGGGCCAAGTCCGCCGACAGGTTTTGTCCCCTGGGGCCCTGGCTGGTTACCTCGCTTGACCCCCAGAACACCACCCTGCGCACCTATGTGAACGGGGAGCTGCGCCAGGAGGCCCACACCAGCCTGATGATCTTCCCGGTGGCTAAAATCCTCTCTTACATCAGCAGCTTCATGACCTTAGAGCCTGGCGATGTGGTACTGACCGGTACGCCCGAAGGGGTAGGCGAGCTCAAGCGCGGCGACCAGGTGGAAGTGGCCATCGAAGGCATTGGCGATCTGCACACCCGAATTGAGAACTGA
- a CDS encoding prepilin-type N-terminal cleavage/methylation domain-containing protein — translation MKSNRNMSGFTLVEVLVALAVLTIVLGVVAANIGSSLQISRQSRINAFASEYVQSVTERYRTHWSVPANYTAGSTPPDLSALASKLASVGLTATINAAQVINPDGTAFTGTGQPPLRRIEVEVRQGSNLRARLVTDIGNPQSTGLR, via the coding sequence ATGAAGTCCAACCGCAACATGTCAGGCTTCACCCTGGTGGAGGTACTGGTTGCGCTGGCGGTTTTAACCATTGTGCTGGGGGTGGTGGCAGCCAATATCGGCTCGAGCCTGCAGATCAGTCGCCAGAGCCGTATCAACGCCTTTGCTTCCGAGTACGTACAAAGCGTGACAGAGCGCTACCGCACCCACTGGAGCGTACCAGCCAACTACACCGCAGGCTCCACCCCGCCCGATCTGTCGGCCCTGGCCAGCAAGCTCGCATCGGTGGGTCTGACCGCTACCATCAACGCTGCTCAGGTCATCAACCCCGATGGCACGGCTTTTACCGGTACGGGTCAGCCACCCCTGCGACGCATTGAGGTGGAGGTGCGGCAGGGCTCCAACCTTCGCGCTCGCCTTGTAACCGATATCGGCAATCCGCAGTCCACCGGGCTTCGCTAG
- a CDS encoding PEGA domain-containing protein has protein sequence MNALLLWILGILGVLILVWGLTRLQRGGLAWTGFGLVLGLFGLGGAWLHHQYGVSVFWGLGVLGVLLLVWALLNLRSRLAGWITALAVLLALTGFGSIALLSSSSPNLLTSGAIPDPLNNFRTNPAIPPTATPTTPEPAPAAPAPAEPAPAPTSPEPAPTPPEPSLPQSTPEPSPAPTPTTPSPAPTPTETTPPPPAQPVTSGSVREVEPSCPCLLNVSVNAANPTVRILQGSTEIASSKLGRSSFLLEAGDYTLQVEAPGYRTFSALINVPRNKNLEVELVQ, from the coding sequence ATGAACGCACTTTTGCTCTGGATTTTGGGCATTCTGGGGGTGCTGATATTAGTCTGGGGGCTCACCCGCCTGCAGCGCGGTGGACTGGCCTGGACGGGCTTCGGTCTGGTACTGGGCTTGTTTGGCCTGGGCGGGGCCTGGCTGCACCATCAGTACGGCGTCTCGGTCTTCTGGGGGCTGGGCGTGCTGGGGGTGCTGCTGCTGGTCTGGGCGCTACTCAACCTGAGGAGCCGGCTGGCCGGCTGGATCACAGCCCTGGCCGTTTTGCTGGCGCTTACCGGCTTTGGCAGCATTGCACTCTTGAGCAGCAGCAGCCCCAACCTGCTGACCTCCGGTGCCATTCCCGATCCGCTCAACAATTTCCGCACCAACCCGGCCATACCACCTACTGCAACCCCCACCACGCCCGAACCCGCCCCAGCAGCCCCCGCGCCCGCAGAGCCCGCCCCGGCCCCTACCAGCCCCGAGCCTGCCCCCACCCCACCGGAGCCAAGCCTGCCGCAATCCACTCCCGAACCCTCGCCCGCGCCAACGCCCACCACACCGTCGCCCGCACCAACGCCCACCGAGACCACCCCACCCCCGCCTGCCCAGCCTGTGACCTCGGGCAGCGTGCGCGAGGTTGAGCCAAGCTGTCCTTGCCTCCTGAACGTGAGTGTCAATGCAGCGAACCCCACCGTTCGCATCCTGCAAGGCAGCACCGAGATTGCCAGCAGCAAGCTGGGGCGCTCGAGCTTCTTGCTCGAGGCAGGCGACTACACCCTGCAGGTCGAGGCCCCCGGCTACCGTACCTTCAGCGCCCTGATTAACGTGCCGCGCAACAAAAACCTGGAAGTGGAGCTGGTGCAGTAG
- a CDS encoding sensor histidine kinase KdpD, giving the protein MPLKHQLAWVIGLLAFVPNLVIVLTFWVSARGEPLETSLFLLAWMLVLALIAAGVGYVLANTLLRPMDELTRSLYYLRGAGRTLADLSLPSPKQRPPAEIAQLREGFEEVLDHLRELLEAREATYAALTHDLKTPLLASLRALEYLEEADKIGPEKRKEMLRSLQDELNRSYLLVENLLTASRLEAQRIQPENLNLRSILEDFRLRYAQQAQKRGLRLEIEGAGQARAERLLLERAVANLTENALRHARSRVVLRAGDGWLEVEDDGPGLPDSLEALSQPFRSQRLRGVRAGSAGLGLYVARRVAEVHGGRLENLALGGQGTRLRIQLL; this is encoded by the coding sequence ATGCCGCTCAAGCATCAACTGGCCTGGGTGATTGGTTTACTGGCCTTTGTTCCTAACCTGGTGATTGTGCTGACCTTTTGGGTCTCGGCCCGCGGGGAGCCCCTCGAGACCTCGCTTTTTTTGCTGGCCTGGATGCTGGTGCTGGCCCTGATTGCAGCGGGGGTGGGCTATGTCCTGGCCAATACCCTTTTGCGCCCCATGGACGAGCTAACCCGCAGCCTGTACTACCTGCGCGGGGCGGGCCGCACCCTGGCCGATCTCTCGCTGCCCTCACCCAAGCAGCGCCCCCCGGCCGAGATTGCCCAATTGCGCGAGGGCTTCGAGGAAGTGCTGGATCACCTGCGGGAGTTGCTAGAAGCCCGCGAGGCCACCTACGCTGCCCTGACCCACGACCTCAAGACCCCCCTGCTGGCCAGCCTTAGGGCGCTGGAATACCTGGAAGAGGCCGACAAAATTGGGCCGGAAAAACGCAAAGAAATGCTGCGCAGCTTGCAAGACGAACTGAACCGCAGCTATTTGTTGGTGGAAAATCTGCTCACTGCCAGCCGCCTCGAGGCCCAGCGGATCCAGCCGGAAAACCTCAATCTGCGCTCGATTCTGGAAGACTTTCGCCTGCGCTATGCCCAGCAGGCCCAAAAGCGCGGTCTGCGACTGGAGATTGAAGGAGCCGGGCAGGCCCGCGCCGAGCGGCTCTTGCTCGAGCGGGCTGTGGCCAACCTGACCGAGAATGCCCTGCGCCATGCCCGTAGCCGGGTGGTACTCAGGGCGGGGGATGGCTGGCTCGAGGTCGAAGACGATGGACCCGGCCTGCCCGATAGCTTGGAGGCCTTATCCCAGCCCTTCCGCAGCCAGCGCCTGCGGGGGGTGCGGGCGGGCAGCGCGGGGTTGGGGCTGTATGTGGCCCGGCGGGTGGCCGAGGTGCATGGGGGGCGCTTGGAAAACCTGGCTTTAGGGGGCCAGGGAACAAGGCTGCGCATTCAGTTACTGTGA
- a CDS encoding tRNA (adenine-N1)-methyltransferase → MTYGDWALLQDRRGRSYLFRLQEGGSFNYHRGSLSHQAIVQAGPGTRIATPQGEPFTIHRPTLEDYVLHMPREATPTYPKDAATICFLLDLAPGMQVLEAGSGSGGLTLYLARAVGPTGQVWSYETRPKHQARARRNLSAFEDWGNVIWLEADLSQAELPPNAFDGVALDLMEPWTVLAAVTPALKPDRFLACYLPNLTQVVALLEYLNAHRLPYLHERTLEVLHREWDVRPPIAHPKFQQVGHTAFLVQLRRIGKV, encoded by the coding sequence ATGACCTACGGCGACTGGGCCCTGCTGCAAGACCGACGGGGCCGCTCCTACCTGTTCCGCTTGCAAGAAGGGGGCAGCTTCAACTACCACCGGGGCTCTCTAAGCCACCAGGCCATCGTGCAAGCGGGCCCCGGCACCCGGATCGCCACCCCCCAGGGTGAGCCGTTCACCATCCACCGCCCCACCCTGGAAGACTACGTGCTGCACATGCCCCGCGAGGCCACCCCCACCTACCCCAAGGACGCTGCCACCATCTGCTTTTTGCTCGACCTGGCCCCCGGTATGCAGGTGCTGGAGGCAGGTTCGGGCTCCGGCGGCCTCACCCTCTACCTGGCCAGGGCTGTGGGCCCCACCGGCCAGGTGTGGAGCTACGAAACCCGCCCCAAACACCAGGCTCGAGCCCGCCGCAATCTGAGCGCGTTTGAAGACTGGGGCAACGTGATCTGGCTCGAGGCCGACCTCTCCCAGGCCGAGCTACCCCCCAACGCCTTCGACGGCGTGGCGCTGGATCTGATGGAACCCTGGACGGTGCTGGCGGCTGTGACCCCGGCCCTCAAGCCCGACCGCTTCCTGGCCTGCTACCTGCCCAACCTCACCCAGGTGGTCGCGCTTCTGGAGTACCTAAACGCCCATCGCCTGCCCTACCTGCACGAGCGCACCCTGGAAGTGCTGCACCGCGAGTGGGACGTGCGCCCCCCCATCGCCCACCCCAAGTTTCAGCAGGTGGGGCATACGGCGTTTCTGGTACAGCTAAGAAGAATTGGAAAGGTATAA